The genomic interval AATACATTTGACAGCTTGAAATAATGTGGGATGTCCTCAGTTGTTGTTGAAGTCATTACTCTGAAGAACTCAAAATATCTcactctccagccataagtaggaaggtctcccagcaacctgagggtggtcatgggtttcccctgggctcggcccggtttcctcccaccgtaatgctggctgccattgtataagtgaaatattcgtgagtacggtgtgaaacaccaatcaaataaataaataagtcaaaataTCATAATTTGACACCTGTTATGAGGAAAGTTACAAAAATTGACTCACAAAGTTTGTGAAATTGTACATTGGCAGAGTCATGCTTCTTTACATGTGGAGTGCTCTCCAACATAGGGTTTACTGTACCTCCACcaccagcaaattttgtacagaaatcttgaacaacgacGAGGCCACTGGGGTcgtggtgatgaggcaggaagtgatatcagaaaatatTCATGTTAAAACTAATAATACTTCTCACGCACATGTTTTGTTGATCTAAAGTATCGACAACATGATTCCCACCAGTTTAATAGATCAATGCTGATAAAGTAGTTCTGCGTAAGGACACCAGTGGCGTCAAAGGTCACCAAAAGTGGTGGCAGTTGTGTAAAGAAAGCATAGAGAGAGACAagtgtgctgtaaggagtatggggCAGAGTGACCACAAACATGGTGCTTGGGGGGCTTTTGAGTGAATATTTTTGTCTGGCTTTCAGGTTTTTTACCAGTGATTTTGAGAAGAATGGGATTCACATAGAGAATTGTGTGTACCATGCCAACCATTCATGTTCCACGTCCTTTGTCATTATTAATGTCCAAAACGGATCGCGCACTATCATCAACTCCAACAAAAGCTTGCCCGATCTCACATTCCAAGACTTCAAAACCAAAGTCGACCTCAACTCCGGCCTCTACAAATGGATGCATTTTGAGGTAAGTTGTGTTTTTGCTTGTTATTCCACTCAGTAATGATGTTCTCTGGGGAAGGGGAAAGGGAGGGGATATTAAAATCAcagtgtctgtctgtccgtctgtagACACAACTTTCTTCACATAACTCTTAAAGCacagcacacatgtatacacataaaaATTTGTATACGTCTTTCCCATGATGTAAACTTGTGTGTGCTTAATTTTCAGAGACGAACTGTACTTAGAGAGCTATACCCATTACGGTACATGCACTCAAACAATTACAGATGTGATTTGACTTGTAGGTTTTCGTTTGGGGATTGTTAAAGATGGcgtaagaaattatataaaccTTTATCCTGGATAGGTCTTCAGCTAACTTTAATATGTCGTTTTAACTTTGAAGGTCACCATTAGCCCTTTTCAGTGGCTTTACCTACCCACTGCTTACTCCTAAAAGTACaccattttaaaacaaatgggAGAGTtacatcaagggaggtaattccaTACGGTCCTTTTTTAGTTTATAATGGTCTAGACACACTTTGTTTAGGAAttgtttcaattatttttcttcataatGTGTATGATATCATACtgttaaacatttctttataaaaaaatttgtaaattactgtatgtacttttaaaaaataaatggagtTATTGAATTTTAACTGAAGTTTGTGTCTGTTTAGCTGGATCAGTTTGTTTTATATTGGATTctgaatgttttcattattgtttGGATATACctgcaatattgccaaagtggtgttaagccataatcattcagtcGTTCGCTCAAAGTTATTTTCTTAGTGTCTTAATTTTTGTAGCATCCATCCTTCTTGTTGTATGGCAGAAAACTTTGGGATTTCAGGGGCATGCAATGTCAGATTTATTCAACATTGAATTTGATACTGAGGCCAGTAGATTTCCTAGACTTATTCCTCAacaaattaggtaaaaaaaaaaaaaattgcattgtttGCATCAACGGAACATCATGCTTGCTCAGCAATAAAATGAGGCACAATTGTATTTAAGCTGTTAGCAAAAAAGGCCTGCTGTTGACGTGTGTGCTATTGAATTTACAATCAAGTACTGTGTGATACATACTGTCTACATTATGCACATGTAGCAGAAGGGggaatttcttttgttttgaatatttttattggTTCACCGGGCACATCTGTGTAACTGATCACTCCTCATTGATTTTTCACAGGGTCGCCCTGCAGCTGCTGAAATAAAGAAGATGCTGGCCTATGTTGACGATTACAATGCCTCTGTGGGCGAGAGCAAGCGCATTACGACTTCTGTGGAGCTGGAGAAACCAAGACCACAGCTCggtaagagttatctccctttcagCATGTGTGTTAAAACCAAAAACTTTATTTTcctgaaaagaaaagacaagtAGTAATGTGACTTTGTTTATTTTGGATGAGGGGTGATGTGCATGGCTAGTGGTCTCTAGAGAAATTCATGCAAGCCCAGATTAGAGAGCTCTGTACACAACCAGTGCTGCTAACCACAAACAGTGGAGATTGGCCTTGATAGCTCAGTTTCTTATAGCATCCACTTCAGGGAAGGTAGATTCTAgattgggtcacacctaaaaccttaaaagaagttgtaacttcctcgcttggcattcaacattaagaggatagtgcagcgacttgTTGActaatatcagtataatgattGACTTgtgcggggcggcttacttgctttcggtaagtcgtctgagtgaagcagtagcagataaaagagtagtggaaatccgtccttcaacaagaaggcacattataTACTCAAAGTATGAGTACTCaaactccttcatcgtcatatgactgttaagtacgaagttaaaacagaagcattcactcactcactcactcactcactcgcagTGGAACTCAAAAATTTACTGGACCGAGATTGGGATAGAACCCACGTCTCCTTCGACATAGCAAGGAAAGCACCTTAGCCACATGGCCACGATCTGCTTCTGTTTCTTTTCATAATGTAGTGACTTTTTCTGTCTGCTGTAGGAATGCTGTTCAACACTGCTGACTACGTGTTTGTCAGTAAGGACTATGCCAGACACCATGGGTACGACAACAAAGAAGATGCACTGAACGCCTTCTTCACCAGGATAAGACCAGGGTATGTTTACGAAGCTACTTTACATCTGTTGATTGTTTTGGTGCAGGAAAAGAAAATGGCATTTATTGCAAAATTTGCAAACGTGTTGCTGTAATCTGAgtgcacatatgtatatatgtatttatttatttgattggggtttttatgccattttcaagaatatttcacttgtgctgTAATACAGAGATGGGCAAAGAcagggggaatcccacgacaaTCTCTAGGTTGCGGGCAGGCCTTCCCAGATATGACCAGAGAAGAATTGAGTGTATACATGAATaacgtatgtgtatattttgttgtaaTTAACAAAATTTTCGTAAAATCTTTTGACTTCAAGCACCAGGATCGGAACTTGGCAAACACCCAGCAGTACAACCTTGAGGCCATTTTACTTACATCAGACGTTCGTTTCCCATCTCATCACATTAGCCTTGTATTAAAGACAGAACAACATTACAGCAGATAAAAATACCTTAATTCTTTTTCacttatgaaagagcaattttcaatgCATTTATGCAtcgtttttattttgattttggacataaaactacattgtttggattggccaatgtcagggcttcacaaaaaacataattttgtcagtctgcactgaataatgccctcagaggTTGCTTGAAtcaacaccttgcaaacatgcgaaagggtTGAAAAACTATAGTACATTGTAAACAGTGTAAGCGTTTTGCTGCGGTCATGTTTTGATGTAACACTGGCTTAAGGACCTGATATACACGAGGACCAGCTCATGGGAAGGCCTGCTATGGACGGATCCCAGAGTTCCCTCCATCTTCATGTGACAACATGAATTGTGGAGAGATGTAGCAgaaaaacttgtacatgtaccctgcCTGTGTGTGAATGTGATAAAAGTTGATGGGAACTTTAAATTTGCTGTGTTCATCAGCAGAGACGTGAATTCTTGTTGTGTCCGAAAAGCAGCAGACCAGAATTTGAGAATTTGATATGgatgtccatgtatatgtatactgtaatttttcagccTTTTCAGGTTTTTGTTTGCATAATCTGTGagaattattctgtgttgactgataacaCTATAcgttttgtgaagccttgacaTTGGCTAAtgcaatcaatgtagttttgtctccaaaatcaaataaaaagtgtACATAAATTGAACGGAAAGTTagtctttcatatgtgaaaaagttgaggaattaggtcCTGACCTAAATGactaaattttgacttttttttaaggtaaataaatgtcataaaatactacTTGGgggctgaaacttacatttatcCGTTATGATATTGTCCAGGGTCAGTCCAggatggtcacgggtttcccgcgggctctgtccagtttcctcccactgcaATGTGGGCCAGATTCATattcaccaatgaaataaataaataaattaaggctgaatttgtttatttctatgATTACAATGTGGATTTCTGGTTGACAGTGTAACCTTAATGGGAAATAAATGTGCGCTACCTGAACGCATCCATTAGTGAATGTACTGCATcatttgggatttttttttgttcaccaAAGATCCAAAGATGCAGGATATGCATCTATCAACATCACGGTTGCATTATTTTGTGGAGTCTGGCGTGTATACATGCAGGACAGATGGTAGAGTCTTCTAGGGTTCTGTCTGAGAACACTTTATGCAATGACcttctttgtgttttttgtagAGCAACTCTTATCCTTCCATGGGGGGAACATGGCGCTGTGGCCATGAAGAaagaaggggagataatctaCACACCAGCATTTCCCCCAGAAAGCATTGTGGATACGCTTGGCGCCGGCGATACATTCATCGCCTCCACAATTTACAACATCAGCAATGGGATTGGACTTCGAGAGGCCATCACGTTTGGATGTAAATTAGCAGGCGCCA from Liolophura sinensis isolate JHLJ2023 chromosome 3, CUHK_Ljap_v2, whole genome shotgun sequence carries:
- the LOC135463746 gene encoding ketohexokinase-like, which codes for MKDLGLVAQAKDDADSSSSNKEKRIFCAGLLCLDIISICKEFPQEDSDQRCIERFWQRGGNASNNTTVLSILGVPCEFFGTIAKSHEVLFFTSDFEKNGIHIENCVYHANHSCSTSFVIINVQNGSRTIINSNKSLPDLTFQDFKTKVDLNSGLYKWMHFEGRPAAAEIKKMLAYVDDYNASVGESKRITTSVELEKPRPQLGMLFNTADYVFVSKDYARHHGYDNKEDALNAFFTRIRPGATLILPWGEHGAVAMKKEGEIIYTPAFPPESIVDTLGAGDTFIASTIYNISNGIGLREAITFGCKLAGAKVGMNGFMGLKKKLEAMRANSANCSGAAANKSVVDVESTQIEAPI